The genomic stretch GGAGGCTCTGGCCGGCCAGCCAACGCGCCCGGTCGTCTGAGGAGAGCGCCCGGTACGTCGAGACCAGCCGGGCTGTGTCCGGCGGCGCGCCGACGCCCGCCGGTACGAGGACGCCCTCCTCGATCATTGTGATGACACTGTCGTAAGAACTGTGCTCGTCGAGCTGCCGGGCACTGGCCAGGAGAGCACCACCGGTCACCCTTGCCTGGTGGGTATCAGGGGTCCCGTCAGACCGCCGTGGAGCGTCCATCAGGAGGATCTGAAGGGACGCGACGAAGGCTTCTCCTGGCAGCCAGTCGCTCGTGCTATTCGGCTCGTTGGGCATCTCGGCATCCTCTCGTGGTCGGCACGCACGCCTCTCGGTCGCGGGGCCGGGGGGCGGCGTTCGCCGCACGAGGGCGACGAACAGCGCATCCTGACCGCGCCCCTCTCGGCGCACGTCTCGGCACAACGCAGGACGGCGTCGACCGGTTCACCCCCGGGGTGCAACAGGGTCAGGTGTCTCTGAGGCCGGGGCCGTCGGGCATGGTGCGTGGTGGTGGGCCGATTCCCTCCATGGAGGCGAACCAGGTCCGCACGCCTACGACATAGCTCTGCGCCTCCTCGGTGGCGGGAACGCCGTGTGCCTCGCGTACGGCGTCCATGCCCACGTCGTAGGCCGCGAGGGTCAGGTCGAGGACGCTTCCGGTGGCCTCTCCCGCGTCGATCAGGCTCTGCGCCCCTTCGGCGAGTTCGCACAGGTAGGCCCCCTGTGCCCCGATGGACTGCTTGGCGTCGAGGGGATCTCCGTCCTGGTGGAGGCGCTCGAAGACGTCGGCCGGTACCTGGGAGATGCCTCGGGCACCGTTGGGTCCCACGAAGTCGGTGTCGAAGCCCGTCTCGTACTGGATCTGCGCGGCGACGGTGACGGGACCGATCACGTCGCAGACCGATCCGGCGTCCACGATCGCATCGTAGAGATCTGCCGGAACGGTGCAGGGCTGCGAGGGGCTGCTGGAGCTGGACGGTGTGATCTCCAGTGTGCCGAGGCCGTCGCCGAGCGCGATCTGCTGTGCCCGTGCGGCGAGTTCGTCCGCAGGTGTGTCCTGTGCGGCTTCGAGGTCCTCGCAGATGCGCTCCACCGGTGACAGATCGTCGCCGATCCCACCGAAGTCGGCGGGCAGCAGCCCCTTGAAGAACATGATCAGAATCACCAGCGGCATGAGGACGACACCGAGGCCGCCCACGATGAAAATCAACGCGACGGCGAGGACGCCTCCGACCGGAATCGCCAGACAGCCGCAGCCTCCGGCGGCGACCGCCGCCTGGACGGCCACGTTCGAGCTCTCGCTCTCCTGCCCGCCACCTGACGCCGTCACGGTGTGCTCCCCTCCCCCGCCTCCAGGGCGGAACGCCGTCCGGCGCCACGGTGCTGCTGGTGCTGGTGCTGGTCATGTGCTGCCGCCGCCGTCGAAGCAGCGCTGCAGATCGTCACGATGTACGGGTCACTTCTTCGCCGCCTGCGCCTGCGGATCGGGGCGCACGACGCCCAGGATCTGCATCGACGCGGCGGGCGCCACGGTGATCGTCCGCCCGGGCCGTGGCGCGTGGATGATGCGTCCCGCGCCGACGTAGAGGGCGACATGGCTGGCGTCGTCGAAGTAGATGATCAGGTCACCGGGCCGCACGTCCTTGATGTCGACGCGCTTGAGCTGTTTCCACTGTTCCTGCGAGGTGCGGGGAATGGTCACGCCGGCCGCGAGCCAAGCCTGGGAGGTCAGGCCGGAGCAGTCGAAGGAGTCCGGTCCCTCGGCACCCCACACATACGGTTCGCCGAGCTGATCCGTGGCATAGGCGACGGCCTTCTTGCCGCCCGCACTCGCCATCGTGCCCACCCCGTCGAGGACACCTGTCTTCAGCCACGCGGCCTGTGCCTTCGCGGCGTCCTGCTTCTCCAGGGCGGCCAGGCGCTTCAGTTCGTCGGCCTCTAGCCGGGCTTCGAGTTTCCGGGCCGCGGCGATCTGCTTGGTGACCTTGTCCCGAGCCGTGTCGCGGGTCAGCTGGATCTCCCGGAGACTGTCGAGCTCCTCCGCCGCCTGCTCAGTCTTCGTCTTCAACCGGCTCTCGGCCTCGACCAGCGCCACCAGCTGCCGGTCGGTGCCGAGCTGGGCCTGCCGGGCCAGACCTGCGGCGTCGAGGGCGTGCTCGGGATCAGGGCTGAAGAAGAACTGCACTTCGGCGGGCATGCCACCGCCGCGGTACTGGGCGCGTGCGGCCGCCCCGACCAGGGCACGCAGCCGCACGAGCCTGGCATCGGCCCGTGCCACCTGGGCGCCGAGCACGTCCAGCTTCTTCTCCTGGGCCGCAACGTCCTCACCCGCCGCGTTGTACTCCTCGGTGGCGACTTCGGCGTCGTGGTAGAGCGACTCCAGCTTGGCACGGACCTCCGCGAGGGTCTGCGGCCTGTCGGGGCGGGGCACCGCCTGGGCAAAAGGCTGCGTCGTACCTGCCACAAGGCAGAGCAGACCGCCCAGCACCACGGTCCGTGGCCTGTGCCTCGTCATCGGTTTGTGTCTCCTACGGGGAAGGGCTCCTGGGCCGGTGCGCACAGCACGCTCTGCGCCGCGGGCTTCACAACACCGCACACAACGACCAGGCCTACGGCCGGGTTCACCCGGGGACGGATCCGCCGGAAAGGGCCTCGCCGTGAACCGCCGAGGGCC from Streptomyces davaonensis JCM 4913 encodes the following:
- a CDS encoding lytic transglycosylase domain-containing protein, whose translation is MTASGGGQESESSNVAVQAAVAAGGCGCLAIPVGGVLAVALIFIVGGLGVVLMPLVILIMFFKGLLPADFGGIGDDLSPVERICEDLEAAQDTPADELAARAQQIALGDGLGTLEITPSSSSSPSQPCTVPADLYDAIVDAGSVCDVIGPVTVAAQIQYETGFDTDFVGPNGARGISQVPADVFERLHQDGDPLDAKQSIGAQGAYLCELAEGAQSLIDAGEATGSVLDLTLAAYDVGMDAVREAHGVPATEEAQSYVVGVRTWFASMEGIGPPPRTMPDGPGLRDT
- a CDS encoding C40 family peptidase, with amino-acid sequence MTRHRPRTVVLGGLLCLVAGTTQPFAQAVPRPDRPQTLAEVRAKLESLYHDAEVATEEYNAAGEDVAAQEKKLDVLGAQVARADARLVRLRALVGAAARAQYRGGGMPAEVQFFFSPDPEHALDAAGLARQAQLGTDRQLVALVEAESRLKTKTEQAAEELDSLREIQLTRDTARDKVTKQIAAARKLEARLEADELKRLAALEKQDAAKAQAAWLKTGVLDGVGTMASAGGKKAVAYATDQLGEPYVWGAEGPDSFDCSGLTSQAWLAAGVTIPRTSQEQWKQLKRVDIKDVRPGDLIIYFDDASHVALYVGAGRIIHAPRPGRTITVAPAASMQILGVVRPDPQAQAAKK